The following nucleotide sequence is from Brachyspira suanatina.
GTTAATAATGGTATAGTATTAATAGATTATATGAATCAGCTTATGCATGAAAAACATATAAATGGAGATGAATCTGCTTTACTTGCTGGAAAAAGAAGATTAAGACCTGTACTTATGACAACTCTTACCACTATATTAGGTATATTGCCTATGACTTTGGGTATAGGAAGCGGAAATGAAATGTATAAACCTTTGGCTATAGCATTATTAGGAGGACTTGTCGTTTCTACTATGTTTACATTGATTATAGTACCTACTATTTATGCGGGTATCAGAAATAAAATACCTCTTAAAGATTATGATAAAAAAGACCAGGAAAGTGCTAATGATTTTGCTTTAAATAACACTGTAAATGCAAAATAATAAATTTTTAATTTAATTAGAGTTTATATATGAGTAAAAAGATTTTAATTATAGGAAGTATAAATAAAGATTTGGTTGTAACTGCCCCGCGTTTTCCTAAGGAAGGGGAAACTATATTAGGCAGCAATTTTTATACAGGAAATGGAGGAAAAGGAGCAAATCAAGCCTGTGCTATAGGTAAATTAGGCGGTGATGTAAGCATACTTAGTGCTGTAGGTGATGATAGTTTTGGAAAAGATTTATGCAATGCTTTAATTTATAATAATGTTAATACTGATAATTTAATAATAAAAAACAATGTTTCTACAGGTATTGCTGTTATTACTGTTACAGATTATGGCGCAAATAATATTATAGTGGCACAAGGAGCTAATGCTTTAATTACAAAAGATGATATAAAGGAAGAATTAATATCTTTATATGACATTGTAGTTATGCAGCTTGAAATTCCATTAGAAATAGCTGAATACTCGGCATATATTGCTAAAAAACTTGGAAAAACAGTTGTGCTTAATCCTTCTCCTGCTGTAAAACTCAATAAAGATTTTTTAAGTTATGTTGATATATTGATACCTAATGAAACAGAGATAGATATTATAGGCGGTATAGATTATGTATTTGAATGCGGAGTTAAAAATATAATACTTACTTTGGGTGCTAATGGATGCGATTTAATAAATAAAGATGGAAGAAAACATTTTGAGGCATACAAAGTAGATGTTGTTGATACTACTGCTGCAGGTGATAGCTTTTTGGGCGGAGTTGTAAGAATGATAGCTAATAATAAATCTATAGAAGAAGCCATAATTTTTGCTACTAAAGTTGCTAATATAACAGTTACTAGAAAAGGAGCAATAGATTCTATACCAACTTATGATGAAGTTATTTCTAAAAAGTGGTAATTTTATTATATCTATAATAGTATTATTTAATATTGTAAAGAATTTTTATTAAGGTCCTAGCATAAGTATTGACATATTGACTTTTTTTAATATACTAAAAATTATATATAGCAAAACTAAAAGAGATTTTATTTATGAAAAAGTACTTGTTTATAATGTCATTTATGCTGTTGGTTATGTTTTCTGAAAAAGAGTGTAAAGGACCTGATGGAGACAGTAAGCCAACTCCTTTTAGAAAAGAAACTGAAATGATTTATAATAAAAAATATAGTTTAGATGTTGAGAATGTTTTTTATAGTGTAATATTATTTGCTGTGATTACATTGCCTTCATTATATATTGTAAATAAAAAAATCGATTAAAAAACTATTCATTCTAAAATTACGGAGAAGATTATGATAAACATAGAAGACTTAGTAGATGTAGAAGATGCTAATATAAATGAAGATGATTGGAAATTGTATAAAGTATTCAAACCTATGAAAATTTTCGGTAAACAATTAGAAAGTTTATTTGATATAGGTATTCATAAATCTTGGAAATTAGAAGATATTATAAATAATTTGAAAGATCATATTACATTATTATCAGATTCAAGAGAACAATTAAAAACTGCTTATGGCGATTTTATGTTTATAGATGTAGATGATAATTGGTATGATAATTTAGAGATATATAAAATATTAATAAAAATAAATGATGACGGTAGTATAGATTCTAAAATTGACTGCGGAGATGATGAAAATATATTCAGTGTATATTTTAAAGATAATGATATTATTGATATAATGGAATCTAGAATAAGATAAATTATCCCCATATCATTAATAAAAGTTTATATAATATAGGTATAAGTACAACTGATAAAGCGCCTGCAATACCAATGGCTAATCCAGACATAGCACCTTCAGTTTCTCCTAATTCTATAGCTTTACTTGTTCCAACAGCATGAGATGCAGTTCCGATAGAAAGTCCTACAGCTAATGATGATTTTATTTTACATATTTTGCATACAGTAGGAGCAACAATAGCACCTGTAACTCCTGATATAATAACTGACAAAATAGTTATAGATCTTATTCCTCCCATATTAGCAGTTATATCTACAGCAATAGCAGTTGTTACAGATTTTGTAAGCAAAGAAGGAAATAAAGCATCTGATATACCAAGCAATTTAGCGGATATAAATATTCCTGTTATTCCTATTGAACTTCCTATAGCTATACTTATAAATATTACAGCTAGATTAGCTTTTAATATAGGAAGATTTCTATATATTGGAAGAGCTAAAGCAACTGTAGCAGGTCCTACCAAGGCATTTATAAATTTTCCGCCGCTTTCATTATAAACACTATAAGGTACTTGCATAAAATAGAGAGAAAAACCAACCAAGATAACGCTTGTTACCAATGGAGTTAAAATCGGTAGTTTTGTTTTTATATATATAGTGTATGATATTATATATGCTATTAAAGTTATAACTATTGGTATAATAGGGTTTTGTATAAATAATTCTTTCATATATTAATCCTTATTGTTGCTATGCTCGACAAGCCAAATAGTCCCGAGTAATTTCATTACTTGGCATCTTGTATCGCTTTTTTATTGCTATGCTTGTCAATATGTAAAATTCTAATTATTTTTATTGTTTTTATGTTTATTTTATTAATTTATATGTTTAAGCAAAACAATATTTACAAAAAATTTCATTACTTTATATTTATATGCCGGTCTAATGTAATATATTAAATTATCACTATATAGGCTAAATTAATTAAATAATTCTATTTCCTAAACTTTGAGAATAATTTTTCAAAAAACTGTGCTGATAATCCTGTAGCTATCATAATAATTATTGCCATAAATATGCATATTGCTACAAATGGTATAATTTCAGCTTTTACATATTGATATTCATCTATTATAGCCAAAGTTCCCGGTATGAATAATAATGACATATTTGCTATTAATAAGTCACTTGCTTCATCTATATGGCTTTCTCTTACTATTCCTGTTAATAATAATATAAATAGGAGCATCATACCTATTACATTTCCAGGTATTGGCAATTTTAAAGTTTTACTTAGAATATCAGATATCGAGTATATAGAAAATATTATAGCAAATTGTTTAATGAGTTTCATATTTACTCCATTTATCTGTTATTTGTTAATTTTTTTGGTATAGATTATATATATTAATTTATTCTTTTTCAATAGAAAAGTTTAGAAAATATAATATATTTATTTATATTTTATATTGACATAAAATTTATTTAGGTATATAATAGCATACCTTGTAAATTATAGGTTATCTGAAATTTGTTTAAGATAAATTTAAGGAGCAAAAAATGGCAGGTGCTAAAGTAAAAACAGAACAAATCCATCTTCAATGCACAGAATGCAAAAGAAAAAATTATATAACAACAAAAAATAAACAAAATGTTCCAGAAAAATTGGAATTAAAAAAATATTGCCCTCATGATAAAAAACATACAATTCACAAGGAATTGAAAGTATCAAGATAAATAATTCTTTTAATTAAGATTGTTTATAAATTTTTTGGGTCAGTAGTTCAATTGGTAGAGCACCGGTCTCCAAAACCGGGTGTTGCAGGTTCGACTCCTGTCTGACCTGATTCTTTTCTAAATTGTTGTAATATAATTTAAGGTAATATTTATGGCTGATAAAAAGAAAAATAATATAATTGATTCTATCAAAGAGATAAAAAAAGAACTCTTTGAAAGAAGTGTTTGGCCTACTCGTCAAGATGTAATAAATCAGACAGTTGTTGTTATAATATTGCTTATTTTGGCATCAGCTTTTTTGGGTGCTGCTGATTATGTAGTAACATTTTTGACAAGGGCGTTATTAGACGGTTCTATTTTGAGTAGCTTAATATCTTCTAAAATTACATTAGTTTTAATTCTTGCTGTAGTTGTTTTGTTTGTGATATATTTTGCTATTCGCTATATGAGAAAAAATAGATATAATAGGTGAAAAACATGTCTGAAGAAATATCTGATATAAAAGATTATAAATGGTATATAGTGCATACTCAGCACGGTTATGAAAATAAAGTTCGTGAGCGTATAGAGAAAAGAGCTAAAGAAAACGGTATGACTGATTTAATAGTTGATATATATATACCTTCAGAAACAGTAACTTCTACAAAAAATGGTAAAAAAGTATCTAAAGAAGAATTCTTTTATCCTGGCTATGTTTTAGTAAAAATGATAATGAATGATGCTACACAGTCTATGGTTAGAAGAACTCCAGGAGTTGCAGGCTTTATAGGAAGTCATGCTACAACTAAAGAAGAAGGTAATATTATTCCTACTCCTTTAAGCGAATCAGATGTTGCACGTATATTTGAAAATAGAGAAGAAAAATCCAAAACTGGTATCAATGAAATTATTGGAATGGAATTTGATATAGGAGAAAAGGTTCAAGTAATAGATGGGCCTTTCAATGGACTTAATGGTATAATAGAAAATATTAATTCTGATAAAGGAAGAGTAACAGTAAAAATCGAAATATTTGGAAGAAGTACTCCTACAGAATTAGAATTTAGTAAAGTAAAAAAGTTATAATTTATAAAGATATTAAAAAATAAATAAATCAAGAGGTAGTAAAAATGGCTAAAAAAGTGGTTGGTATTGTAAAGGTTCGCATACCAGGCGGAGAGGCAACTCCTGCTCCTCCATTAGGACCTGCATTGGGTCAGAAGCAGATACAAATAGCCGCTTTCGTTAAGGATTTTAATGCTAAAACATCTAAAATGAAAGGTCAGCTATTAAATACTTACATAACAGTGTATGAAGATAAAACTTATACATTCGTTACTAAAGGAACATCTACTTCTACATTAATCAAAAAGAAATTGGGCATAGAAAAAGGTTCTGGAGAGCCTAACAAAACTAAAGTTGCTACAATCAATCAAAAGCAGCTTGAAGAAATTGCTCAGGAAAAAATGGCTTATATGTCAGCTAATGATATAGAAGCAGCTAAAAAAATAGTTGCGGGTACAGCTCGTGCTATGGGTATTAAAGTAGAATAATAATTAAGAAGCATACCATTTATTAATTGATAATAAATGGGAGTAAACGTTTGAAAGAAAAGGAAGAAAACAATTATGGCTACAAAAGAGAAAAAAATAGGTGGCAAACGTTACGACGCTATAAGAAAGCAAGTAGAGAAATTAAAACTCTATTCCGTAGATGAAGCTATTGAATTAGCTAAGAAAAACGCTACCTGTAAATTTGATGAAACTATTGAGGTAACAATAAACCTTAATATCTTACCTAAACACTCAATAAGAGACACATTATCATTCCCAAATGCTTTTGGTAAAGAAAAAAGAGTAGTAGTATTTGCACAAGGTGAAAAAGCTGATGAGGCAAAAGCTGCTGGTGCTATGGAAGTTGGTTTTGAAGATTTAATTGATAAAGTTAAAGGCGGATATACAGACTTCGATGTTGCTATTGCTACTCCTGATTTGATGAAAGAAGTAGGTAAATTGGGACAAATTCTTGGAAGAAAAGGACTTATGCCTAACCCTAAAACAGGAACAGTTACTCTTGACATAGCTCAGGCAGTAAAAAGTTTTAAAGCTGGAAGAATGGAATACAGAGCTGATAAAAATGGTATAGTAAGAATGGGTATAGGAAAAGCATCAATGGATGTTAATAAGTTAAATGAAAATTTCAAAGTATTCTATGATGAAATTTTAAGAAAAAAACCTACAGATTTAAAAGGTGAATATATTAAAGCAGTAGGTGTAACATCTACAATGGGTGTAGGTATAAAAATAGATCATAAAAGAATCAAAATGTAATTAATTTAGCGATAAACTTATTTTGCTTAAGCGAAGTCATATTTTGTGATCCCATTATATGAATAGTATTATCAAAATAGTTTAATATAATAGAGGTGGTATTTATGCCTAATAAGAAAAACATTGAAACAGTATCATTGCTTAAAGAAACTATGGGAGGATGTGCTGGTTTAGTATTCTTTGATTACAGAGGAGTAACAGTAGCACAGCTTACAGAGTTAAGACGTGAATTAGCAAAGACTTCTTCTTCAATGAAAATATGTAAAAACTCTTTAGTTGATATTGCTTTAAAAGAGTTAGGCAGAGAAGTAAAAGATGAGATGTTCGTTAATCCTACAGCTGTAGTATTTGCTAAGGAAGATGTTCCTGGCGCAGCTAAAGTTATAAGTGAAGCATCTAAGAAAAATGATAAGATAAAAATCAAAGGCGGCTATATGGGTGAAGATTTGCTTAATCCGGCAGATGTTCAAGTAGTAGCTAATATTCCGCCAAGAGAAGTTTTACTTTCTCATCTTGTTACAGCACTCGAGTCTCCTATATCTGGCTTGGCAAACAGCTTGCAAAGCGTTATATCAGAACTTGCTTATGTGCTTGACAGTGTTGAAGAAGAAAAGAAAAAATCAGCTTAATATGCTGACAAATTATTAATTAAAAAACTATTTTAACAATTTTAAGGAGATAAACAATGGCTTTAAGTAAAGAAGAAATATTACAAGCAATAGAAGAAATGAAAGTTATAGAGCTTCATGAATTAGTAGAAGCTATTAAAGAAAAATTCAATGTAACAGCAGCTATGCCAGTTGCAGCAGTAGCAGCAGCTCCAGCAGGCGGTGCAGCAGCTCCAGCTGAAGAAGAGAAAAATGAATTTGATATCATTCTTACTGGTTTTGATGCAGCTCAAAAAATTGCTCTTATTAAAGAAGTTAGAGCAGTTAGCGGCTTAGGCTTAAAAGAAGCTAAAGATGCTGTTGAAAAAGGCGGAGAAACTATCAAATCAGGCGTTTCTAAAGAAGAAGCTGCAGCTATTAAGAAACAATTAGAAGCTGCTGGTGGTAAAGTTGAAGTTAAATAATTATTTTTGTAAATATATCATTAACATTTAATGATTCGTATATAGGAAGGGTATGAGTCTTTGTACCCTTCTTATTAGTGTATTTAATAAGTCAGTAAAACTAAAAGCGTAAAAGCGGAGATCTTTTAATATGGCCAATAATATTCAGATAGATAATAAAGTATATCCGGAAAGAGGGGTAGAGTTCGCAAAAAAATATAGGATGGAAAACGGACGTGTAAACTTTTCACGCACCGCTTCTGTAATAGAACCTCCCGATCTCCTCGCTATACAAAAAGAATCTTATGAAAGCTTCCTTCAAAAGGATGTTCCTGAAAATAAGAGAAAAAATGAGGGATTGCAGGAAGTTTTGACTTCTATATTCCCTATAGTAGCTTCTAACGAGAAAATGCAGATAGAATTTATTTCTTACTCTATAGGCGAGCCTAAAATTACAGAAAAAGAGGCTAGAAGAAGAGATAAAACTTATGCTTATCCTTTCAAAATAAAAGTACAATTAACCGTAAGAGACCCTGAAAGAATCATTGAACAGGAAATATTTGTGGGTGATATACCTGCTATGACAGACAGAGGTACATTTATTGTTAATGGTGCTGAACGTGTTATAGTTTCTCAGATTCATAGATCTCCAGGTGTAGTTTTCAACCGCAGCGACAGAGATGCTATGTTCGTAGCTAAGATAATTCCAGATAGAGGTACTTGGCTTGAATTCGAACTCGATACCAAAAAAGATATAATGTATGTAAGAATAGACAGAAAGAAAAAACTTCCTGTTACTGTATTTTTAAGAGCTATTGGTATCACAACTAATGAAGAAATTTTGAAATTATTTTATGAAGTAGATAATATATCATTAGAAAAACTTTCAGATGAAAATTCTAAAGAGGCTTTAATAGGTAGAAGATCTTATTCTACAGTATTTGATACAGAAAACCCTGATGAAATTATATTGAATCCGGGCGAACTTATCAACCCTAACTTAGCTGAAAGACTTTTAATGAGCGGTATTAAAGAAATATCCGTATTAAATATGGAAGCAATAAAAGACAATGTTACCATAATTAATACTTTAGATAAAGATACAACTAAAAACCAAGAAGAGGCTTGTACTAAAATCTATAATGTTATAAGACCTGGAGAGCCTGCTTTAATAGAAAACGTTGTAAGAACTTGTAATGATTTAGTATTTGATCCTAAATCCTATGCTTTAGGAGATGTGGGACGTTATAAATTAAACAAAAGATTGAATTTCCCAGAAAGCGAACAGGATAAAGTTTTAAGACATAAAGATATAATAGAAACTATTCGCTTTTTGATTAAAGTATTCATAAACGAAGAACAATTAGATGATATTGACCATTTAGGAAACAGACGCGTAAGAAGTGTAGGTGAATTATTATCTATACAAATAAAAGCCGGCTTCACTAGAATGGAGCGTATAGCTAAAGAAAGAATGCAGATGCAGGATATGGAGGCAGTAACTCCTCAATCTCTTGTAAGCATAAAACTTATACAGGCTGTAATAAAAGAGTTCTTCGGTACAAACCAATTATCTCAGTTCATGGATCAGAACAATCCATTATCAGAGATTACACATAAAAGAAGATTAAATGCCTTAGGTCAGGGAGGTCTTACAAGAGACAGAGCAGGTTTCGAAGTAAGAGACGTACACCATACACACTATGGTAAAATATGTCCTATTGAAACTCCTGAAGGTCCGAACATTGGACTTATAGTATCTCTTGCTACTTATGCTAAAATTAATAAGCATGGTTTCTTAGAGACTCCATATAGAAAGGTTGTTGATGGAAAAGTAACAGATGAAATAGAATATTTGACAGCTCATGATGAGGAAAAATACCATATAGCAGATGCTAATGCTCCTTTGAATGAAGATGGTACTTTCAAAGATAATCTTATTTCAACAAGATTTAGAAGTGAATTCCCATATTCTTCACCAGATCAGGTACAGTATATGGACGTTTCACCTCAGCAGATCGTTTCACTTTCAAGCTCTTTGATACCATTCTTGGAGCATGACGACGCTAACAGAGCTTTGATGGGTTCAAACATGCAGCGTCAAAGTGTGCCTTTATTGTATCCAGAAGCTCCTATAGTAGGAACAGGTGTAGAGGCTAAGATTTGTCAGCCTGGAACAGGTATAGCAGTTCATGCTAAAAGAGCTGGTAAAGTTATAAAAGTAGTTCATGATGAAATCATAATTAAGCCTACTAAACAAAATAGTGATGATGATTTAGATGTTTATGAATTAGTAAAATATCAAAGAACCAACCAAGATACAAATTATCACCAAAGACCAGTAGTTAATGTTGGTGATGTAGTTAAGGCTGGAGGACTTTTAGCTGATGGTCCTGCAACAGATCATGGTGAATTAGCTTTGGGAAGAAACGTTCTTGCTGCTTTCATGATTTTTGAAGGTTATAACTTCGAGGACGCTATTCTTTTAAGCAGAAGATTAGTTCAGGAAGATGTATTTACTTCTATACATATAGAAGAGTTTTCAGTTGAAGCTCGTGAAACAAAATTAGATAAAGAAAATATTACTAGAGATATACCTAATGTATCAGATGCAGCTTTCAAAAACTTAGATGAAAGAGGTATTGTAAGAATAGGTGCTAAAGTAAAAGCAGGAGATATATTAGTTGGTAAAGTAACTCCAAAAGGAGAAACAGAAATAACTCCTGAATACAGACTTCTTCACTCAATATTCGGTGAGAAAGCTAGAGATGTAAAAGATACTTCTTTAAGAGTACCGCATGGTAAGGATGGTACTGTTATAGATGTTAGAGTATACAGTAGAGAAAATGGCGATGAATTAAAGCCTGGTGTAGAGGAAGTTGTAAAAGTATTCCTTGCTAAGAAACGTATAATACAGGAAGGCGATAAAATGGCAGGACGTCACGGTAACAAAGGGGTTGTTGCCAGAATCATGCCTATAGAGGATATGCCATTCTTAGAAGATGGTACTCCTGTAGATATATGTCTTAACCCATTAGGTGTACCTTCACGTATGAACATAGGTCAGGTAATTGAGATGTTACTTGGTTGGTCTGGTCATAAAATGGGACTTAAATATGCTTGTCCAGTATTTGAGGGTCCTAAAGAAGAGGCTTTAAGAGAAGCATTCGTTGCAAGCGGTATGAATCCTAATGGTAAAGTTAGACTTTATGATGGAAGAACAGGAGAACCTTTCAAAAATGATGTAGCTGTAGGATATATGTATATGCTTAAGCTTAATCACTTGGTTGAAGATAAAGTACATGCTAGAAGTACAGGTCCTTACTCACTTGTTACTCAGCAGCCTTTGGGTGGTAAATCTCAATTCGGAGGTCAGAGATTAGGAGAGATGGAAGTTTGGGCATTAGAGGCTTATGGAGCTGCTAATATGCTTCAAGAGTTCTTAACTGTTAAATCAGATGATATGACAGGACGTGCTAGAATATATGAATCTATTGTTAAAGGTGATGTTATATCCTCTCCGGGTATACCAGAAAGCTTTAACGTATTAGTTCAAGAGCTTAGAGGTTTGGGTCTTAATATTACTATTCATGATGAAGAAGGCAATCAGCTTCCTTCTACTGAAAAAGAGCTTAGACAAAAAACTAAGAAACAAACCAAGATTTTTAAATAATTAGGAGAAGTTTAGGTATATGCAATTTTCAAACTTTGACCAAATAAAAATTAGTATAGCAAGTCCTCAGGTTATGAGAGAATGGAGTTATGGTGAAGTAAAAAAACCTGAAACTATCAACTACAGAACTTTAAGACCTGAAAGAGACGGACTTTTTTGTGAAAAGATATTCGGAACTACTAAAGAATATGAATGTTATTGCGGTAAATTCAAAAGTATTCGTTATAAAGGTGTAGTTTGTGATAAATGCGGTGTTGAAGTTACTCATTTCAAAGTTAGAAGAGAAAGAATGGGGCATATAGAATTAGCTGCTCCTGTTGCTCATATTTGGTATTATAGAAATACTCCTTCAAGAATAGGACTTCTTCTAAATATGAATATTGCCCATTTAAGAAGCGTACTTTATTTTGAAAGATATGTAGTTATTGATCCAGGCGATAGTTCTTATACTAAAGGAGATCTTTTAACTGAAGATGAATATAATGAAGCTTTAGATAGATATGGTGATAATATAAGAATAGGTATAGGTGCTGAGGGCATAAGAGATATGCTTAAAGACCTTGATATGGATGAAGAAATCAGAAAACTCAGAGAGGAAATGATTAAAAAAGGTGAAAAGAGTGATAGGCGTTTGAGAAAACGTCTTGAAATCTTTGAAGACTTCAAAGCAAGCGGAAATGATCCTACTTGGATGATACTTGATGTAGTTCCTGTTATTCCTCCAGAGTTAAGACCTATGGTTCAGCTTGACGGCGGAAGATTTGCGACTTCAGATTTAAATGATTTATATAGAAGAGTTATAAACAGAAATATTCGTTTAAGAAGATTATTGGTTTTAAGAGCTCCTGATATTATCATAAGAAATGAAAAGAGAATGTTACAAGAAGCTGTAGATGCTTTATTTGATAACAGCAGAAGAAAGAAAGTAGTTAAAGGACCAGGAAACAGACCTTTAAAATCTCTTTCTGATATGCTTAAAGGTAAGCAAGGTCGTTTCAGACAGAACCTTTTGGGTAAACGTGTTGACTATTCAGGACGTTCCGTTATCGTTGCAGGTCCTAGACTAAAAATGCATCAATGCGGACTTCCTAAAAAAATGGCTGTAGAATTATTCAAGCCATTCATAATGAAAAAATTAGTTGAAATTAATTCAGCTCATAATATAAAATCTGCTAAGAGATTTGTAGAAGAGGGCAGAGAAGAAGTTTGGGGAGTATTAGAGGATATTGCTAAAGAACATCCTGTACTTTTAAACAGAGCACCGACTCTTCACAGACTTGGTATTCAGGCATTTGAACCTGTACTTGTTGAAGGAAAGGCAATTCAGCTTCACCCATTAGTATGTCACGCTTATAATGCTGACTTTGACGGTGACCAGATGGCT
It contains:
- the rbsK gene encoding ribokinase — its product is MSKKILIIGSINKDLVVTAPRFPKEGETILGSNFYTGNGGKGANQACAIGKLGGDVSILSAVGDDSFGKDLCNALIYNNVNTDNLIIKNNVSTGIAVITVTDYGANNIIVAQGANALITKDDIKEELISLYDIVVMQLEIPLEIAEYSAYIAKKLGKTVVLNPSPAVKLNKDFLSYVDILIPNETEIDIIGGIDYVFECGVKNIILTLGANGCDLINKDGRKHFEAYKVDVVDTTAAGDSFLGGVVRMIANNKSIEEAIIFATKVANITVTRKGAIDSIPTYDEVISKKW
- a CDS encoding LrgB family protein; translation: MKELFIQNPIIPIVITLIAYIISYTIYIKTKLPILTPLVTSVILVGFSLYFMQVPYSVYNESGGKFINALVGPATVALALPIYRNLPILKANLAVIFISIAIGSSIGITGIFISAKLLGISDALFPSLLTKSVTTAIAVDITANMGGIRSITILSVIISGVTGAIVAPTVCKICKIKSSLAVGLSIGTASHAVGTSKAIELGETEGAMSGLAIGIAGALSVVLIPILYKLLLMIWG
- a CDS encoding CidA/LrgA family protein, whose amino-acid sequence is MKLIKQFAIIFSIYSISDILSKTLKLPIPGNVIGMMLLFILLLTGIVRESHIDEASDLLIANMSLLFIPGTLAIIDEYQYVKAEIIPFVAICIFMAIIIMIATGLSAQFFEKLFSKFRK
- the rpmG gene encoding 50S ribosomal protein L33, coding for MAGAKVKTEQIHLQCTECKRKNYITTKNKQNVPEKLELKKYCPHDKKHTIHKELKVSR
- the secE gene encoding preprotein translocase subunit SecE, which produces MADKKKNNIIDSIKEIKKELFERSVWPTRQDVINQTVVVIILLILASAFLGAADYVVTFLTRALLDGSILSSLISSKITLVLILAVVVLFVIYFAIRYMRKNRYNR
- the nusG gene encoding transcription termination/antitermination protein NusG; its protein translation is MSEEISDIKDYKWYIVHTQHGYENKVRERIEKRAKENGMTDLIVDIYIPSETVTSTKNGKKVSKEEFFYPGYVLVKMIMNDATQSMVRRTPGVAGFIGSHATTKEEGNIIPTPLSESDVARIFENREEKSKTGINEIIGMEFDIGEKVQVIDGPFNGLNGIIENINSDKGRVTVKIEIFGRSTPTELEFSKVKKL
- the rplK gene encoding 50S ribosomal protein L11, with the protein product MAKKVVGIVKVRIPGGEATPAPPLGPALGQKQIQIAAFVKDFNAKTSKMKGQLLNTYITVYEDKTYTFVTKGTSTSTLIKKKLGIEKGSGEPNKTKVATINQKQLEEIAQEKMAYMSANDIEAAKKIVAGTARAMGIKVE
- the rplA gene encoding 50S ribosomal protein L1; this translates as MATKEKKIGGKRYDAIRKQVEKLKLYSVDEAIELAKKNATCKFDETIEVTINLNILPKHSIRDTLSFPNAFGKEKRVVVFAQGEKADEAKAAGAMEVGFEDLIDKVKGGYTDFDVAIATPDLMKEVGKLGQILGRKGLMPNPKTGTVTLDIAQAVKSFKAGRMEYRADKNGIVRMGIGKASMDVNKLNENFKVFYDEILRKKPTDLKGEYIKAVGVTSTMGVGIKIDHKRIKM
- the rplJ gene encoding 50S ribosomal protein L10; this translates as MPNKKNIETVSLLKETMGGCAGLVFFDYRGVTVAQLTELRRELAKTSSSMKICKNSLVDIALKELGREVKDEMFVNPTAVVFAKEDVPGAAKVISEASKKNDKIKIKGGYMGEDLLNPADVQVVANIPPREVLLSHLVTALESPISGLANSLQSVISELAYVLDSVEEEKKKSA
- the rplL gene encoding 50S ribosomal protein L7/L12, producing the protein MALSKEEILQAIEEMKVIELHELVEAIKEKFNVTAAMPVAAVAAAPAGGAAAPAEEEKNEFDIILTGFDAAQKIALIKEVRAVSGLGLKEAKDAVEKGGETIKSGVSKEEAAAIKKQLEAAGGKVEVK
- the rpoB gene encoding DNA-directed RNA polymerase subunit beta, producing the protein MANNIQIDNKVYPERGVEFAKKYRMENGRVNFSRTASVIEPPDLLAIQKESYESFLQKDVPENKRKNEGLQEVLTSIFPIVASNEKMQIEFISYSIGEPKITEKEARRRDKTYAYPFKIKVQLTVRDPERIIEQEIFVGDIPAMTDRGTFIVNGAERVIVSQIHRSPGVVFNRSDRDAMFVAKIIPDRGTWLEFELDTKKDIMYVRIDRKKKLPVTVFLRAIGITTNEEILKLFYEVDNISLEKLSDENSKEALIGRRSYSTVFDTENPDEIILNPGELINPNLAERLLMSGIKEISVLNMEAIKDNVTIINTLDKDTTKNQEEACTKIYNVIRPGEPALIENVVRTCNDLVFDPKSYALGDVGRYKLNKRLNFPESEQDKVLRHKDIIETIRFLIKVFINEEQLDDIDHLGNRRVRSVGELLSIQIKAGFTRMERIAKERMQMQDMEAVTPQSLVSIKLIQAVIKEFFGTNQLSQFMDQNNPLSEITHKRRLNALGQGGLTRDRAGFEVRDVHHTHYGKICPIETPEGPNIGLIVSLATYAKINKHGFLETPYRKVVDGKVTDEIEYLTAHDEEKYHIADANAPLNEDGTFKDNLISTRFRSEFPYSSPDQVQYMDVSPQQIVSLSSSLIPFLEHDDANRALMGSNMQRQSVPLLYPEAPIVGTGVEAKICQPGTGIAVHAKRAGKVIKVVHDEIIIKPTKQNSDDDLDVYELVKYQRTNQDTNYHQRPVVNVGDVVKAGGLLADGPATDHGELALGRNVLAAFMIFEGYNFEDAILLSRRLVQEDVFTSIHIEEFSVEARETKLDKENITRDIPNVSDAAFKNLDERGIVRIGAKVKAGDILVGKVTPKGETEITPEYRLLHSIFGEKARDVKDTSLRVPHGKDGTVIDVRVYSRENGDELKPGVEEVVKVFLAKKRIIQEGDKMAGRHGNKGVVARIMPIEDMPFLEDGTPVDICLNPLGVPSRMNIGQVIEMLLGWSGHKMGLKYACPVFEGPKEEALREAFVASGMNPNGKVRLYDGRTGEPFKNDVAVGYMYMLKLNHLVEDKVHARSTGPYSLVTQQPLGGKSQFGGQRLGEMEVWALEAYGAANMLQEFLTVKSDDMTGRARIYESIVKGDVISSPGIPESFNVLVQELRGLGLNITIHDEEGNQLPSTEKELRQKTKKQTKIFK